From a single Chitinophaga sp. Cy-1792 genomic region:
- the msrB gene encoding peptide-methionine (R)-S-oxide reductase MsrB, which yields MDDATKKSAVYSRTETEKVNLPDEEWKKILPPEVYHIAREKGTEWAFTGKFWNQKDAGTYFCAACGNPLFVSDAKFESSCGWPSFFQPVNKNSVIYAPDNSHGMHRTEVLCGRCRAHLGHVFDDGPPPAGLRYCINSVILDFEQAKDLDKDFQEKNNPAES from the coding sequence ATGGACGACGCAACAAAAAAGTCTGCAGTTTACTCCCGTACCGAAACGGAGAAGGTAAACCTGCCGGATGAAGAGTGGAAAAAAATTCTGCCACCGGAGGTTTATCACATCGCCAGGGAGAAAGGTACCGAATGGGCCTTTACCGGAAAATTCTGGAACCAGAAAGATGCAGGCACCTACTTCTGTGCTGCATGCGGTAACCCGCTCTTCGTTTCTGATGCAAAATTTGAAAGCAGCTGCGGCTGGCCGAGCTTCTTTCAGCCGGTAAACAAAAACAGCGTAATCTATGCACCTGACAACAGCCATGGAATGCATAGAACCGAAGTGCTTTGTGGACGCTGCCGCGCACACCTCGGGCATGTCTTCGACGATGGCCCGCCACCTGCCGGATTAAGGTACTGTATCAATTCTGTCATCCTGGATTTTGAACAGGCAAAAGACCTGGACAAAGACTTCCAGGAAAAAAACAACCCGGCTGAATCATAG
- a CDS encoding Gfo/Idh/MocA family protein produces MPENKQEGNQVSRRSFLRNGALAAAGFMIVPRHVLGRGYVAPSDRLRVAAVGVGGKGYGDITSFAEGPADINFLCDVDTRRAADAVKRFPKAKFYTDFREMFEKENKNFDAVSVSTPDHQHAVAAMAAMQLGKHVYVQKPLTHDIFEARKLTEAAQKYKVVSQMGNQGSSGDGVRQLMEWYNAGIIGDVHTVYVWTDRPVWPQGIEWPKTPSPVPAELNWDLWLGTAPKKDYVGNLVPFNWRGWWDYGTGALGDMGCHLIEPPFRVLGLGYPKSVEASVGSVYVGEFKRGYFPDSCPPSSHVIMKFEGKNGKEITMHWMDGGIQPERPAELGPNEIMGDGGNGVIFVGTKGKMMCGTYGVSPKLLPTSRNAEVHVKQTIARVPEGHYLQWVNAAIAGYGSDKAKALSSPFDIAGPLTESILMGNLAIRSYDYREAKADGKGYNYPGRNIQLLWDGPNMKITNFEPANQFVKRTYRDGWSLGV; encoded by the coding sequence ATGCCAGAAAACAAACAAGAAGGAAACCAGGTGTCCCGCCGGTCGTTTCTCCGCAACGGAGCACTTGCTGCCGCGGGGTTTATGATCGTTCCACGTCACGTATTAGGACGGGGCTATGTTGCTCCCAGCGACAGACTTCGTGTAGCAGCCGTTGGTGTTGGCGGTAAAGGCTACGGCGATATTACCAGTTTTGCTGAAGGCCCTGCAGATATTAATTTCCTTTGCGACGTAGATACCCGTCGTGCTGCCGATGCAGTGAAAAGGTTCCCTAAAGCCAAGTTCTACACCGACTTTAGAGAGATGTTCGAAAAAGAAAATAAGAACTTCGACGCCGTTTCTGTATCCACACCAGACCACCAGCATGCTGTTGCCGCCATGGCAGCCATGCAGCTCGGCAAACATGTGTATGTACAGAAACCGCTGACACACGATATTTTCGAAGCACGTAAACTCACTGAAGCAGCCCAAAAATACAAAGTAGTTAGCCAGATGGGTAACCAGGGCTCTTCCGGTGATGGCGTACGCCAACTGATGGAATGGTACAATGCCGGCATTATCGGAGACGTACATACGGTATACGTATGGACCGACCGTCCGGTATGGCCCCAAGGTATCGAGTGGCCTAAAACACCCAGCCCGGTACCGGCAGAACTGAACTGGGACCTCTGGTTGGGCACCGCTCCTAAAAAAGACTATGTGGGTAACCTCGTTCCATTTAACTGGCGTGGCTGGTGGGATTACGGTACCGGCGCACTAGGCGATATGGGCTGTCACCTCATCGAACCACCTTTCCGTGTACTCGGCCTGGGCTACCCTAAATCGGTAGAAGCCAGTGTTGGTAGCGTGTATGTAGGTGAATTCAAACGTGGTTACTTCCCTGACAGCTGCCCTCCTTCTTCTCATGTGATCATGAAATTTGAAGGCAAAAACGGAAAAGAAATCACTATGCACTGGATGGATGGTGGTATTCAACCTGAACGCCCGGCAGAACTGGGCCCTAATGAAATCATGGGCGACGGTGGCAACGGTGTAATCTTCGTTGGTACAAAAGGTAAAATGATGTGCGGTACTTATGGTGTAAGCCCTAAGCTGCTGCCTACTTCCCGTAATGCAGAAGTACACGTTAAACAAACTATTGCACGTGTACCAGAAGGACACTACCTCCAATGGGTAAACGCAGCTATCGCCGGCTACGGCAGCGATAAAGCCAAAGCCCTCAGCTCTCCTTTCGATATCGCAGGCCCGCTGACAGAGAGTATCCTCATGGGTAACCTCGCTATCAGAAGCTACGACTACCGCGAAGCAAAAGCAGATGGTAAAGGATATAATTATCCGGGAAGAAATATCCAGTTACTCTGGGATGGCCCGAATATGAAGATCACCAACTTCGAACCGGCTAACCAGTTCGTAAAACGCACCTACCGCGACGGTTGGTCGTTAGGTGTATAA
- a CDS encoding RagB/SusD family nutrient uptake outer membrane protein — MKKLQILRYICGMMVLAVTFSCNKDFLEKKPLTEFQESDVWKDQGLIQAYVNDLYAQMRPGFNEVMLSSMTDESRFIHDYSTSRVVEGNMTADDMGALDDFSRWKLHYKTIRNCNLFFEKIDSVKGVNADVIKRMKGEVHFMRAWYYHMLVKYFGGVPLITYTFNLEGEHSDYLSVKRAPFTDCVNFVAAECDSAIKYLPDAFKEIDNKGRVTKYAAFALKCRMLLYASSKLYNPTFNTDPKRNNLTLNSSDLSQQYATAAKVAADSVILSGMYSLYQPTGSPVDDYTRIFLDKGNVELIFVKLYDKALLGTSHDKYNGPNGYHNWGGNVPLENFVSGYQMADGTSFSWSNPVMAAHPYRNRDPRFYATILYDSAKWKTRPEDGIKVDPIGLIQTGRYETADGKDSVWGLDTRNSTIENWNGTFSGYYMRKFMDATLDAQFFNGDQSWIWFRYAEILLNHAEADLVLKDYGTARKYINMIRTRAGMPATNLADESLWGVYKYERRYELAYEEHRFFDLRRWNDAPAALSDSARGIDVRGSFVPGHPYKYTVFNMQNRKFKTQNYFAPIPASETRKNVGLEQNPGY, encoded by the coding sequence ATGAAAAAACTGCAAATACTAAGATATATATGTGGGATGATGGTACTGGCAGTAACATTTTCCTGTAATAAAGATTTCCTGGAGAAAAAGCCCTTAACGGAATTCCAGGAAAGTGATGTCTGGAAAGACCAGGGATTGATACAGGCATATGTTAATGACCTGTATGCCCAGATGAGACCAGGCTTTAATGAGGTAATGCTATCATCTATGACCGATGAAAGCCGGTTTATCCACGATTATAGCACCTCCCGTGTCGTAGAAGGAAACATGACCGCCGATGATATGGGTGCATTGGATGATTTTAGCCGTTGGAAATTGCATTACAAAACCATCCGGAACTGTAACCTTTTCTTTGAAAAAATTGATTCCGTTAAAGGTGTAAATGCCGACGTTATCAAACGAATGAAAGGAGAGGTGCATTTCATGCGTGCCTGGTATTATCATATGCTGGTGAAATACTTTGGTGGCGTGCCTTTGATCACTTATACCTTTAACCTGGAGGGAGAGCATAGCGATTACCTGAGTGTGAAGCGTGCACCGTTTACAGACTGTGTAAACTTCGTTGCAGCAGAATGTGACAGTGCCATTAAATATCTCCCGGATGCATTTAAGGAAATAGACAACAAAGGTCGTGTTACGAAATATGCTGCCTTTGCATTGAAATGCAGAATGCTGCTGTATGCTTCCAGTAAGTTGTATAATCCGACATTTAATACAGATCCTAAACGTAACAACCTGACACTGAACTCTTCTGATCTTAGTCAGCAGTATGCAACAGCGGCTAAGGTTGCAGCAGACAGTGTTATTCTTTCCGGTATGTACAGTCTGTATCAGCCTACAGGTTCTCCCGTAGACGACTATACGAGAATATTTCTGGATAAGGGAAATGTTGAGCTCATCTTTGTAAAGCTGTATGATAAAGCCTTACTGGGGACCTCTCATGATAAGTACAACGGGCCAAACGGATACCATAACTGGGGTGGTAACGTACCACTGGAAAACTTTGTATCCGGTTACCAGATGGCTGATGGCACTAGTTTTTCCTGGTCGAATCCTGTAATGGCAGCACATCCTTACCGCAACCGCGATCCGCGCTTTTATGCCACCATTCTGTACGACAGCGCCAAATGGAAAACAAGGCCGGAAGATGGTATTAAAGTAGATCCGATCGGGTTGATCCAGACAGGCCGCTACGAAACTGCTGATGGCAAAGACAGCGTATGGGGGCTCGATACCAGGAACAGCACCATCGAAAACTGGAATGGTACTTTCTCAGGTTATTATATGCGCAAGTTCATGGACGCCACACTGGATGCGCAGTTCTTCAATGGTGATCAAAGCTGGATATGGTTCAGATATGCAGAAATTCTGCTGAACCATGCAGAAGCAGACCTGGTACTTAAAGACTATGGTACCGCAAGAAAGTATATCAACATGATTCGTACCCGTGCAGGAATGCCGGCTACAAACCTTGCTGATGAAAGCTTGTGGGGTGTTTATAAGTATGAAAGAAGATATGAGTTAGCCTATGAAGAACACCGGTTTTTTGATCTGAGAAGATGGAATGATGCACCTGCTGCATTAAGTGACAGCGCCAGAGGTATTGACGTAAGAGGTTCCTTTGTTCCTGGTCACCCTTACAAATACACGGTGTTTAATATGCAGAACAGGAAGTTTAAAACGCAAAACTATTTTGCGCCGATTCCGGCTTCTGAAACAAGAAAGAATGTAGGGTTAGAACAAAATCCTGGTTATTGA
- the mutL gene encoding DNA mismatch repair endonuclease MutL — MADIINLLPDNIANQIAAGEVIQRPASAVKELLENAVDAGATEIHLIIKDAGKELVQVIDNGGGMSETDARMCFERHATSKIQTIEDLFSIRTMGFRGEALASIAAVAQVELKTRKRGTDIGTFIEIENSAVNMQEPCQTAEGTSISMKNLFFNVPARRNFLKSNAAEMRHIVDEFIRVAMAFPQLQFTLTSNNQQLFHLDKGSLKQRIIAILGQHYNARLVNVKESTDYMNVYGFVGKPETAKKTRGDQFFFVNNRFIKSHYLHHAVMNAFADIIPADSYPLYVLFIDVNPEHVDINVHPTKQEIKFDDEKVMYAFVQAAVKHALAQFSVTPTLDFDLDPSIQQLDAVSKPFTAQQQTESTHSPLYKSFTQAHQAHVIDRSSNSNNLKNWRDLYDKPAASHSESYTMSAYSADTETETSEEVTYTQPAATATASAIDERWQETSKDLKVPVQVHQQYVLSQIKSGFILIDQHAAHERILYERYQRAIQETPVATQQSLFPQTLQLPPADAAIVMEMLPDLQTLGYDLEPFGNNTFVVRGTPADIQTGNDQATIEGLLEQFKHFAHELKVNRREQLIRSMARNNAIPAGKILSAKEMQNIIDELFACTMPNVAPGGKFTFISFKLTDLARMFERNQ, encoded by the coding sequence GTGGCGGATATCATCAATTTATTACCAGACAATATAGCGAATCAGATAGCTGCAGGAGAAGTTATCCAGCGACCGGCATCAGCGGTGAAGGAGTTACTTGAAAATGCAGTGGACGCAGGCGCAACAGAAATTCACCTCATCATTAAAGATGCGGGGAAAGAGTTAGTACAGGTAATCGATAATGGCGGCGGTATGAGCGAAACCGATGCCAGGATGTGCTTCGAACGTCATGCTACCTCCAAGATACAAACCATCGAAGACCTGTTCTCTATCCGTACAATGGGTTTCCGTGGTGAAGCACTGGCTTCCATCGCGGCCGTTGCCCAGGTAGAACTCAAAACCAGGAAAAGAGGCACCGATATCGGCACCTTCATCGAAATCGAAAACAGTGCGGTAAACATGCAGGAACCCTGCCAGACTGCAGAAGGTACCAGCATCTCCATGAAGAACCTCTTCTTCAACGTACCCGCACGCCGCAATTTCCTTAAAAGCAATGCTGCCGAAATGCGCCATATCGTGGATGAATTTATCCGCGTAGCCATGGCCTTCCCACAGCTGCAATTCACACTCACCAGCAATAACCAGCAATTATTTCACCTCGACAAAGGCTCCCTGAAACAACGTATCATAGCCATCCTCGGCCAGCACTACAATGCCCGCCTCGTCAACGTGAAAGAAAGCACCGATTATATGAACGTCTACGGGTTCGTCGGCAAACCGGAAACAGCCAAAAAAACCCGCGGCGACCAGTTCTTCTTCGTCAATAACCGATTCATCAAAAGCCATTACCTCCATCATGCCGTAATGAACGCCTTTGCTGACATCATCCCGGCAGACAGCTACCCGCTGTATGTCCTCTTTATTGACGTAAACCCTGAACATGTCGATATCAACGTTCACCCTACCAAACAGGAAATCAAATTCGATGACGAGAAAGTAATGTACGCCTTCGTACAGGCTGCCGTTAAACACGCCCTCGCACAATTCAGCGTTACGCCTACCCTCGACTTCGACCTCGACCCAAGTATTCAGCAGCTGGACGCTGTCAGCAAACCTTTTACTGCACAGCAACAAACGGAATCTACCCATTCCCCGCTCTACAAATCCTTCACCCAGGCCCACCAGGCCCACGTGATCGACCGTAGCAGCAATTCCAACAACCTGAAAAACTGGAGAGACCTCTACGATAAACCAGCGGCCTCACATAGCGAAAGCTATACCATGAGCGCCTACTCTGCCGATACTGAAACGGAAACTTCTGAAGAAGTTACCTACACCCAGCCGGCAGCCACCGCCACCGCTTCTGCCATCGATGAACGCTGGCAGGAAACCTCCAAAGACCTGAAAGTACCCGTACAGGTACATCAGCAATATGTGCTCTCTCAGATCAAATCAGGATTTATTCTGATAGATCAGCACGCGGCACACGAACGTATCCTCTATGAACGCTACCAGCGTGCCATCCAGGAAACACCAGTGGCTACCCAGCAAAGCCTCTTCCCACAAACATTACAGCTCCCCCCTGCGGATGCTGCCATCGTTATGGAAATGCTCCCTGATCTTCAGACACTTGGTTATGACCTCGAACCATTCGGTAACAATACCTTCGTTGTTCGCGGTACTCCTGCCGATATCCAGACAGGCAACGACCAGGCTACCATCGAAGGTTTGCTGGAACAATTCAAGCACTTCGCGCATGAACTGAAAGTAAACAGACGCGAACAGCTGATCCGCTCCATGGCACGTAACAACGCCATACCAGCCGGTAAAATCCTCTCTGCCAAAGAAATGCAGAATATCATCGATGAACTCTTTGCCTGCACCATGCCTAACGTAGCACCAGGCGGCAAATTCACGTTTATCTCCTTCAAACTCACCGATCTGGCAAGAATGTTTGAAAGAAATCAGTAA
- a CDS encoding gluconokinase, whose translation MSKTEGFFMSENRTYIIGSDIGTSSTKSISLGIDGKVKMSFQRAYSTSHPAPGYSEQNAAEILQAVKDGIREIVQKTGYPPAAISFSSAMHSLLAMDTAGKLLTPLIIWADNRSQENAVALRNSPAGAEIYRSTGTPVHAMSPLNKIIWLKKYQPDIFLKTTTFLGIKEYVIFQLTGQLLTDHSIASATGLFDIHTLTWNELALKTAGITAAQLPLPVPADYVITGLQPAIAAELGIPADTPIVIGGSDGCLAQLGSDALDEGHATLTIGTSSAIRMAIPQAATDRQQRLFTYLLTDNIYITGGASNNGGILLQWLVKDFLNSQQPVDNLIKEALALPPDKLLCMPYLLGERAPIWDSNASAGFVGIGPEHTAPHFVRAVLESICFVLLSISKALEETAGPIRKVSVSGGFTQSPGWIQLMADIFGKPMTLKEESDASTLGAIKLAAQTLGIPVDFPETIAPVVFYPGDDYADFYQRKFKAYEELYSRLKNWQW comes from the coding sequence ATGTCGAAAACGGAAGGTTTTTTTATGAGCGAAAACAGGACATATATCATCGGTTCAGATATTGGGACCAGCAGTACTAAATCGATTTCGCTGGGAATTGACGGGAAAGTGAAAATGAGTTTTCAGCGGGCATATTCCACCTCACATCCGGCCCCCGGATATAGTGAGCAAAATGCTGCCGAAATATTACAGGCGGTAAAGGATGGCATCAGGGAAATTGTGCAGAAAACCGGTTACCCGCCCGCCGCGATCTCCTTCAGCAGTGCTATGCATAGCCTCCTGGCCATGGATACAGCAGGGAAATTACTCACCCCACTCATCATCTGGGCCGATAACCGCAGCCAGGAAAACGCGGTCGCCCTTCGTAACAGCCCTGCCGGCGCAGAAATATACCGTAGCACCGGCACACCGGTGCATGCCATGTCGCCCCTCAATAAAATCATCTGGCTAAAAAAATACCAGCCAGACATCTTCCTGAAAACAACAACATTCCTGGGGATAAAAGAATATGTCATCTTCCAACTGACAGGACAACTATTGACGGACCATTCCATTGCCTCCGCCACCGGGCTTTTCGACATTCACACCCTGACGTGGAACGAACTGGCCCTGAAAACGGCCGGCATTACCGCCGCACAGCTACCGTTGCCCGTACCGGCTGATTATGTCATCACCGGCCTGCAACCGGCGATAGCAGCGGAGTTGGGTATACCTGCCGATACCCCAATCGTTATTGGTGGCAGCGATGGTTGCCTGGCCCAGCTGGGAAGTGATGCCCTGGACGAAGGGCATGCCACCCTTACCATCGGCACCAGCAGCGCCATAAGAATGGCCATCCCCCAGGCTGCAACAGACAGGCAGCAACGATTATTCACCTATCTGCTGACAGATAATATTTATATTACCGGAGGCGCCAGTAATAATGGTGGCATCCTATTGCAGTGGCTGGTAAAGGATTTCCTGAACAGCCAACAGCCGGTGGATAACTTAATAAAAGAAGCGTTGGCCCTGCCGCCGGATAAACTGCTTTGTATGCCTTACCTGCTGGGAGAGCGTGCACCTATCTGGGACAGCAATGCCAGCGCGGGTTTTGTGGGAATTGGCCCGGAACATACCGCGCCGCACTTTGTAAGAGCAGTACTGGAAAGCATCTGCTTCGTGCTGCTCAGTATCAGTAAGGCGTTGGAAGAAACCGCCGGACCCATTAGGAAAGTCTCTGTGAGCGGAGGTTTTACACAGTCTCCCGGCTGGATACAGCTAATGGCGGATATCTTCGGGAAGCCGATGACGCTGAAGGAAGAGAGTGACGCCTCCACCCTGGGAGCGATTAAGCTGGCAGCCCAGACATTGGGTATTCCCGTAGATTTTCCCGAAACCATTGCTCCTGTTGTTTTTTACCCGGGGGATGATTATGCAGACTTTTACCAGCGGAAGTTTAAGGCATATGAAGAATTATATAGCCGGCTGAAAAACTGGCAATGGTAA
- a CDS encoding GMC family oxidoreductase, producing MAFEIKQKGQVYDVCIVGSGAGGGMAAKILSEAGLKIALLEAGPKYDPADPEQMTQLKWPYESPRRGASTTRPFGDFDAAYGGWEINGEPYTKKNGTEFDWFRSRMLGGRTNHWGRISLRFGPRDFKHKTYDGLGDDWPISYEDVAPYYDRVDKMIGVFGSKENLPNEPDGFFLPPPKPRLHELMIKKAGDKLGIPVIPARLSILTRSVNKDRSPCFYCSQCSRGCSVYGDFSSSSVLVKPAMKSGHVDLYTNAMAREVLTNGDGKATGVLYVDKTDLQEYSVNAKVIVLAASACESARLLLNSKSAKHPNGLANSSGVVGKYLHDSTGASRSAFLPHLMDRKRYNEDGTGGMHLYIPWWGDNKKLNFPRGYHIEFGGGLHMPGYGFGFGMEKMNGKYPGKDGQMKPAGGYGAGLKEDYRRFYGAQVGFAGRGECIAREDNYCEIDPNVVDKWGIPVLRFNYTWTDHEINQAKHMQDTFEQIIHEMGGVANGTKPGAETKYGLENPGRIIHEVGTTRMGDDPNKSVLNKFSQAHEVKNLFVVDGGSFVSQADKNPTWTILALSLRASEYIVDQLKKQNI from the coding sequence ATGGCTTTTGAAATCAAACAAAAAGGACAGGTCTATGATGTGTGTATTGTTGGTTCCGGCGCTGGTGGCGGAATGGCAGCCAAAATACTCTCTGAGGCAGGCCTGAAAATCGCACTCCTGGAGGCCGGTCCGAAATACGACCCAGCCGACCCGGAGCAAATGACCCAGCTGAAGTGGCCTTATGAGTCTCCTCGTAGAGGCGCCAGTACTACCCGCCCATTCGGCGACTTTGATGCCGCCTACGGGGGGTGGGAAATCAACGGCGAACCATACACGAAAAAGAACGGCACCGAATTCGACTGGTTCCGCTCCCGTATGCTTGGCGGCCGTACCAACCACTGGGGACGTATCTCTCTTCGCTTTGGTCCGCGCGACTTCAAACACAAAACCTATGATGGCCTCGGCGACGACTGGCCTATCAGTTATGAAGATGTAGCACCTTATTACGACCGTGTCGATAAAATGATCGGCGTTTTCGGTTCCAAGGAAAACCTGCCCAATGAACCGGACGGTTTCTTCCTGCCTCCTCCCAAACCCAGACTGCATGAGCTCATGATCAAGAAGGCAGGTGATAAACTGGGCATCCCGGTTATCCCGGCCCGTCTGTCTATCCTCACCCGCTCTGTAAACAAGGACCGCAGCCCATGCTTCTACTGCAGCCAGTGTAGCAGAGGTTGTAGTGTTTATGGCGACTTCTCCTCTTCTTCCGTATTGGTTAAACCAGCCATGAAGAGCGGACATGTAGACCTCTACACCAATGCCATGGCCAGGGAAGTACTCACCAACGGCGATGGAAAAGCTACCGGCGTACTCTATGTGGATAAAACCGACCTGCAGGAATACTCAGTGAACGCAAAAGTAATTGTATTGGCAGCAAGTGCCTGTGAATCAGCCAGGTTACTGCTCAATTCGAAGTCTGCCAAACATCCTAACGGCCTTGCCAATTCCAGCGGCGTAGTAGGTAAATACCTGCATGATTCCACCGGAGCTTCCCGCAGTGCTTTCCTCCCGCATCTCATGGACCGTAAACGCTATAACGAAGACGGTACCGGTGGTATGCACCTGTATATTCCATGGTGGGGAGATAACAAAAAACTGAATTTCCCTCGTGGCTACCACATCGAATTTGGCGGTGGCCTGCATATGCCAGGTTACGGCTTTGGCTTCGGCATGGAAAAAATGAACGGAAAATACCCGGGCAAAGACGGCCAGATGAAACCTGCTGGTGGCTATGGAGCCGGACTTAAAGAGGATTATCGCCGCTTCTATGGCGCCCAGGTTGGATTCGCAGGCCGTGGTGAGTGTATCGCCCGCGAAGACAACTACTGTGAAATCGATCCGAATGTTGTTGACAAATGGGGTATCCCGGTACTGCGCTTCAACTACACCTGGACCGACCACGAAATCAATCAGGCCAAACACATGCAGGATACCTTCGAACAGATCATCCATGAAATGGGTGGTGTGGCGAATGGCACCAAACCTGGCGCTGAGACCAAATACGGACTGGAAAACCCTGGCCGTATCATCCACGAAGTAGGTACCACCCGCATGGGCGATGATCCTAACAAATCAGTACTCAACAAATTCAGCCAGGCACACGAGGTGAAAAACCTCTTCGTTGTAGACGGCGGCTCGTTTGTATCCCAGGCAGATAAAAACCCTACCTGGACCATCCTCGCCCTCTCCCTGCGTGCATCTGAATACATTGTTGATCAACTGAAAAAACAAAACATTTAA
- a CDS encoding gluconate 2-dehydrogenase subunit 3 family protein, with translation MDRRKSLKALALGTLSVSAILSATGCEDKSTGKGKDAGHADAKGYGRTEDEKERDAKLNAEPYFNDAEMKTITVLADIIIPKDEHSGSASEAAVPAFIGFIVKDKPELQLPMRGGLRWLDVQTAKRFNKSFTEASHEQQIQIVDDIAYPEKAKPEMSQGVAFFNLMRNLTATGFYTSKIGIKDIDYKGNTPNEWDGVPDDVLKQYGLSYDEKTLAQCLKIEDRNKIMTWD, from the coding sequence ATGGATAGAAGAAAATCCCTTAAAGCACTCGCGCTCGGGACATTATCCGTGAGTGCGATCCTGTCGGCCACCGGTTGTGAAGATAAAAGCACCGGGAAAGGTAAAGATGCAGGTCATGCCGATGCCAAAGGCTATGGCCGTACGGAGGATGAAAAGGAACGCGACGCCAAACTGAATGCGGAACCGTATTTCAACGACGCGGAAATGAAAACGATCACCGTACTTGCTGATATCATCATTCCAAAAGATGAGCATTCCGGCAGTGCCAGCGAAGCAGCAGTACCTGCATTCATCGGCTTTATCGTAAAAGATAAACCGGAACTGCAGCTTCCTATGCGCGGCGGCCTCCGATGGCTGGATGTACAGACAGCAAAAAGATTCAATAAATCATTTACGGAAGCCAGCCACGAGCAGCAAATCCAGATCGTAGATGATATCGCTTATCCTGAAAAGGCAAAACCTGAAATGAGTCAGGGCGTGGCCTTCTTCAATCTGATGAGAAACCTTACTGCTACTGGTTTTTACACCAGTAAAATAGGTATAAAGGATATCGACTATAAAGGTAATACGCCCAACGAATGGGACGGCGTACCGGATGATGTGCTGAAACAGTATGGCTTGTCTTACGACGAGAAAACACTTGCCCAGTGTCTTAAAATTGAAGACCGAAATAAAATCATGACCTGGGACTAA
- a CDS encoding tetratricopeptide repeat protein, with the protein MEQTKELSDILELAREVVVELQHGSIDIDHIFLAMLRTENAATRYISVIEQEGWTTYVKGESKYGKGPRSVLKMTPATERVIAHAQAFADSRREPAGVMGILLAILAFKNGVRTELAFEGCTFNKTLHDHYGADVVWPKLPVELMPSAVIAQVDDPSRERETEKIAFIASKASLYLEYNLNKEVLEICAALAYSTEEHPGIACLKATALLNLREYEASKPLLDRLAENDLYRRWVENQRLRIEKAGGNYNNAIAACVKNRDFETDAILQNNVGYYLLKQQRYEVALVYLESAIELNPFFAYPYNNLGYVQHKLGKTEAGIENIMYSLELNRSNSYAYKHLGIIYIDLGDIPKAKEYLLIALAYDYTEHYGNEVVELLETI; encoded by the coding sequence ATGGAACAAACAAAGGAATTAAGCGACATTCTTGAGCTGGCCCGCGAAGTTGTTGTTGAGCTTCAGCATGGCAGCATTGACATAGACCACATTTTCCTGGCGATGTTAAGAACAGAAAATGCAGCAACACGCTATATCTCTGTAATAGAACAGGAGGGGTGGACAACCTACGTAAAAGGGGAGTCTAAATACGGTAAAGGGCCTCGGTCGGTGCTGAAGATGACGCCTGCAACGGAAAGGGTGATAGCGCATGCACAGGCCTTTGCTGATTCGCGTAGGGAACCTGCAGGTGTAATGGGTATACTACTTGCTATCCTTGCATTCAAAAATGGTGTTCGAACAGAGTTGGCATTTGAAGGCTGTACATTTAATAAAACCTTACATGACCATTACGGGGCTGATGTTGTATGGCCGAAATTACCTGTGGAGCTGATGCCCTCAGCGGTGATAGCGCAAGTAGATGATCCTTCCAGGGAGAGGGAAACGGAGAAGATAGCTTTTATCGCAAGTAAAGCGTCACTATATCTTGAATACAATTTGAACAAAGAAGTTCTGGAGATCTGTGCTGCGCTTGCCTACAGTACCGAAGAGCATCCGGGGATTGCCTGTCTAAAAGCCACAGCATTGCTTAATCTACGGGAATATGAAGCCAGCAAGCCATTATTAGACAGATTGGCAGAAAATGACTTATATAGACGATGGGTTGAAAACCAGCGCCTGCGAATTGAAAAAGCCGGGGGGAATTACAATAATGCAATAGCCGCCTGTGTTAAAAATCGGGATTTTGAAACAGATGCTATCCTTCAGAATAATGTTGGTTATTATTTACTAAAACAACAGCGTTATGAAGTAGCATTGGTCTACCTGGAGAGTGCAATTGAGCTGAATCCATTTTTTGCCTACCCTTACAATAATCTCGGTTATGTACAACACAAGCTCGGCAAAACTGAGGCTGGTATTGAAAATATAATGTACTCGCTGGAATTGAACAGGTCAAACTCATATGCTTATAAGCATCTGGGTATTATCTATATAGATCTGGGAGATATCCCCAAGGCGAAAGAATACCTGCTTATTGCTTTGGCATATGATTATACTGAACATTATGGTAATGAGGTCGTTGAGTTATTAGAGACTATCTAA